The following is a genomic window from Nicotiana tabacum cultivar K326 chromosome 3, ASM71507v2, whole genome shotgun sequence.
tcccaaaagagaacgtcagtaccatccattgtactcagtgagtctcaacaacagggagtgaaactttaataacatatacattatgagcaaaggttctaaatgcatgtaaaacataaagcttataagaataattctaaaataattgcataatagcagttcatgaatattctaaaagaaattcttttctttttcttacttataaaaaaaatacttcactttatactttgggagttccaactatcctaacttaattctgtctcagtcaccgtgtgatcggcacgagttcgatcccaacctgatcgaataggcccaatccacgaggtgccactcgcttcatggttctcagcgctcatgtctcataccttagcatggctaagtaaattctcagcaacgagaccctcggcttgtgtgctccctactttggcacaaatagtttcaggaagtcaacgtcTTGGTCAGGACCCTAGGCCTGGACGATGACtccttctcagaataaaggatactccccaaaaatcttttctttctaaaacttcttattgtgacttttcaagtctaaatcttttatacatactcatactggtatccttaaatgtaagacatgacataagaatgaaataaacattcaaaagtatTTATAAAGGTTCTTGATCCTTCATGagttttcaacatgaaaatggcatataagaataacataaaaatctgaaatttatgcACATAGATCCaaataatcatctaaactttagctagaaaataattctaagctaataggtACTTACTACTCCCATTAAGTATATATTAACTCTTTtatgcaattcatcaaacaccttgtgtgcgtgcttttgtgagttaaaccactttagtaaagggttatatcaactcacctcaatacTCCTTGAGCCAATACGTAGACCCCAATCCAATTTATACCCATCAAACAATTGATTCTACAACAAAcagtgcattttaattaatttcaaagtttcacacctaaacatGGGATTTACTGTTGATACAGAGAAGgaagggaattaactattcaattcttacctattACTACTGTAGGGTAATTGACAACAAGaaattttatatacctgagtGCAAGAATTAATGAATTGTAAAGAACCCTAGAAATTGGATTGTCTACGTGAATGGTCGCTGGAACTTATTGCTTCGGCCCTTAGTCTAATTATTGAATTGTTGCTTTATATTTCTTTGAAACCCACTTCCTTTGCCCCCTTTTTGTGCCAGGCTTTAAGCCATTTTCCTTATCTTACGTCCAACCTATTCTATGGGCTTTAAGCCCAATTTTaagtcttttactttttttttttaacttaactaataattaatgatacccacttttaataagtaataatattaaaattattaatatttttctaattgtatatccaattatttaagtgtgtgtagacacacacacacacacacacacacacacacacatatatatatatatatatatatattcactataggcaagaaaataataataataataatttaattatataattaacgtGTCTCGAAACTTTTATTAATATAAGGAGCGTTACATTATTGACTGTGACATTCTTTTTCCTTATGAGATGACTCTATCAGTCATAACTCATATGGGGGCACAGTCCAAATGACGGATAAGTTACGCATCCTGTTATactttgatgatctaacaaacttactctTAAAAATTATTTGGGGAATCTGTTCCACATCCTCAAGTACTCAAGAATAACAAATCTCAAGTCGGCGACATGTTTCAACATTTCAGAGTACAGATGGACATCAATTCCCTTGCTGATTGTATCAGTCAATCCCCACAACTGTAAAATCACTGTAATTGTTGCTCTGCACACACGCAACAATGCAAACAGTGCAACAATTACTTTATAGGAAATGTCcttgtaccaaacatgcttgcaTCATTCAATGATGTCACTTATGCAATATTAACATGAAGCAAAGAAAAAACATCACACTTGCACTTTCTAGAATTCAGCAAGCTTTCTCTCAAGTGTGTCGCAATCTTGCAGGTGACTATCAAGGGCATCaaaaacaaagaacaacataacaaaGGACCAGTTTTCTGCATTGAGTCATTATATGTCCTTAGTTGCGTTGCACCTTTGTTAAAGTGTTTCATTTGTAATTCCTACTTACCTTAGTTAGAACCATTGTGTAGAAAActtttgtaaaaccataaaccttgtgtttgtgtcttggctagagttaatCGAGTTGTAAGCTTTGTAATAGTGTATTTCAAAGGGGCTTGTGATAGAGTTATtccaagttagtgagggattaagaggttaatttctatgttacaatagtttgtaatatgaagtttgctcagtagtgaagttgaaatcctacgaggGTAGGCCATAGTTTTTAATCTCGTGAGttgggagttttccacgtaaaactctattatgttatttaattattgatgtgtgtgttctgtgggaactaatagagaacctggttctctatatagtttggtggacccttagctTCTATCAATAACCAAAATACTTAGTcactttaataaaataaaaaaaccgTTTGTTTACTGCTCCCTCTATAATAAAAACAGAGCTattattggtttgatttggtaagAATACTAAAAAACAAACAAGCAAATAAGAAGATGGTTTTGATAGAATGGGTTAGGTTataacacattaggcccaaattgACCCAACACCATTTTCCTGACCAAATTTTAAATCATGACCACTTCAATACAATCTAGCCCAAATTTGACCAACTAGCCAAAATGACACTTCTATGGTTTTACTACTACTCAGACAGGTTCATCAAAAcaatttctttggtttgaagCTAAGTATACTAAAGAATATAAACGTGAAAATTGTTTTCGTGATTGTGGCAAATATTAGCACTATTTTAGGATTAGAAGAGTTGATGAATAATAATTTGGTATAAAAAATAATTTGCAGAAAGTGCACACGAAATTAAACAAAGATCCAATAACGAGGTACTCCAGGCATATATAATAGACGGCAACTAAATACAGGTTTATCAACAACTTCTACGTTCGTTGCAGGTAATTCGAATGAACAGCCAACATTTTTTAGTTTCCCACCCGATTTCTGGTAAAATTACACGGAACGTCTTAGTTGGTTGCTCCCATTTAACCTGTacctactttttaattttttttaatttgtacctATTGTTTAAACAACTCGGGTAACAGTGATTTTGTATGGTgtttgtgaacatattttaaggtagtttatgatATTTTACAGTGGTGAGTTGTTGTGgcgctttattttttactattgcttagggtttcttcattctttttcttAATTACAAAACGGATTCGTTAGATTTATTGATGTTTTGACACATTGATGATTGaggtttgttcttgatgatatttgaaaattatgtTTCAAATTTGTGTTCATTTGGAGgagatttaggtattaaatcgtatattggattgttaaaattcgaagaacaaatttctgTTTCAGGGTAATTTGCACTTcaggcctatttggccttaagtgcatgaaaacgtTGGTTGCGCTTCAAACCTTTTAGcattaagtgcatctgaagtgcaattttttcacttcagacttattggcttTAAGTGTAGAAAACATTTGTTGCACTTCAGGCTTTTGGCCTTAAATGCATCTAAAGTGCAATTGTTCGCTTcaagacttattggccttaagtgcataaaaCCATTGGTCGCACTTcaaacctatttggccttaagtgcatctgaagtgcaattttttcacttcaggctaatttttttttaacttcagacccgataagtctgaaattgatcgtaaagtgggtagtcttgcaatttttttgcaaagTGGGTATAGGTTCAATTGTGCCCCAAAAATCGGGTATAGATGAAAAAGCCCCCGATTTTCGATACCAACATTAGGGCCCGACTAAATTAACATTGAGAAGGTACCGCATGAGGATTAAAGCGCTCCCTAACAAAAGTGACTCTATACCAAAGGGCTCCAACCCGAAGCCTTTGGTTGAAGATGTACAAGTACTTACCACCTACACAACCTTAGTTGGTAATGACCAGATTTCAAAGTTCAGGAGATGCTGCAACCAATATCTTTTGCTAGTATATTCAAAGCTAATATTCATTTTCCAGAGATCATATATGGTAGGACTAATCTCTAGTTCTTTACTGACCTTGACTCGAGTATATGCACTCGGAAATTATTGATGTCAAATATAACCAAACAAATAGCAAGCAAATGATTAAGGATGTGAAATTTGAACTGATTACAGaagcttttttttttaatctataAGTACTAGAGTATGTATATATTAGTGGTGAAGTACAAAggcagtagaagtagaatgctgTAGTGCCATCACTGAAGTGTAATAGAGGTGTTGAAAACAAAAAGGATACCAATTGCTGTTAAACAACCATCATTCAAATCGAAGCTCGCAAAAACATGGCATCCTAAAGTTGTGACCTAGTAGTCAATGAAGTAAGTGAAAATAATGGGAAGCCAAGGTTCAAATCCTGGCAAAGACAAAATGTTAACTGATTTCTCTTCACCTGCCTAAGCTTTGATCAGCAGAATTATCTGGTAACTATGCTGGTAGGACGTAACAGGTTTTCGATTAAATAGTTGAGTAGCACAAGCTGGGTCCAACaccatgagagagagagagagagagagagagagaaacacGAGGATCGGCACTGTGCCATTGCCAATAGTAATCCCTACTAACATAGTTTCTATGCAACGAAGTTAGTGAGTCACCCCCCTTAATCAGAGAGTAGTAACCATGTAAAAACCTTTCAATATAAACCAGACATGGATTCACTTTGGTAGATTAATGCAGTTTAAACCTTGTGCATGAATTCACATCCACAGAGTAAGATAACCTCATCGAGTACTATTGGAAATCAACAGATTTACGCAATATTTTAGAAAATCAAGTTCTCTTAGATGGTCAGATCATCATGTAATTGGATTAGAGGCGAGAAGTAAAACCACTGACTGAAAAGTGAAACTCTGCAACTCCAGTCTCTTTATAACGCCCAGCTGCAAAGTACTAAAATCATCTAAAGCCTCTAAAATATTCTACCTTTCTTTTACTCAATGATCATCAGAGATACTTTTTGAGGAAAAACGTTACATAAGTATGTCCTACCTATGAATATGATAAGATTGTCTAACAGGATCAAGGCAATAGTTCATCAAAATGCATTTAAGTTATCCAAAATTCCAAATTACAACCAATTCTTGTAATTCAGAACACGGTGATACCACTCATGCTTCGTGCTGCCTTCTACCTAAATCTAATTGGTATAGCGTAGACCATTTGTGCTGGTTAACTAAGAGGCACTAGAGCAGCTGTAGCAGGATTAAGTGGGCAGCCTAGTCAAAACCTCTATTACAAATGTTAGGCCAAAGAATGCATAACTCGAATAGTTTTTATCAGCGTAATATAGATATTTCCAGATCAGAAATTATGGCATTCAAACTAGCAGTCAGAGATGTTTATCAAAAATATAACCACACTATATTATCGAGCAGACATAGTGGAATCCAAAGCATcactatctttttttctttttataaatatAAGCCAAAACATcattattttctcctttttccaaACTCTTCCAGTACTGGTATGCTCAAATCTCACAAAATCAGTTTCAGGAAAACACGTAGAGAGGATGTTCAAGGGAAAACATTAAcgcaagcaacaacaacaacaagaacataCCCAGTGTAgttccacaagtggggtatggggaggttagtgtacgtagaccttacccctacctttaaGAAGGCGGAGAGGTTGTTACCGATAGACCCTCGGGTCAGGAAAGATTAAAAACATTAACGCAAGCGTTAACTTGTATTGTGGCCATGTTTTAAATAATAGACATCTGAGATTGTCCGTATATTTTAAGCATTGTGTCCTCATCTTTTTACATAATTGTTAGAAACACCAGATAGAATGGATACGTCATGTCCATTAAACCAAATTCTCCTTGCTTATCTACAGCATGCTCAATTAGAGATGCTCACAGGAAGTGCATTACTTCTAAGATCTTCACTTATCTATGCAATGTCTAGTGTCTAGAAAAAGTTGAAGCTCAACAGCCTCAACTCTAAAGTTTTACAAGAAAGTTCATCTACAATTTAAAAGTCCAAATATAGAAAATGAACTATGAACTGGAAATATAGTAAAGCTCCTATTGAATAAGAAAATTTTATTCATCATTAGTATCAAAGAGCAAGTCTTCCGTACACAACAAACGAGAACATATTTAAATtggtttaaagaatttctaaCACAATACCATAATTTGAACTAGAATCACCAAACAGAAAAAGCATAAGACCTTTTTTTCTCAACTCCTTTTTACAAAGAGAACCCCAATGTCTAAAGCATAACTACCTTTGCAAAGAATAGATCCTTATACCTAGTAACAAAAAATTCTAACCATGGATTACCTCAGCTCAAGGATGGTTATGATAGCCATTAGTTCCTGATTCAGGAACTGCGACAATCGCCTTTTGCATTTCCTCGTTCCTCTCTTCTTTTATCCCATTCTCATCGTCGTCTTCATCAGAGTCCAACGTAAAGTGACCTTGACTATCCATTTCCAAGTGTTGCATCTCAACTCCAATAGGTCTATACCGCATATGTTCACGGCCAATACCATTCTTTTTACACACAATTGAGTATACAAAAGCAATAACAGTCACAAGAAGAGCAAGGTGACAATTGAACTGAAGGGTAGCAATAGCTCGACCACGATGGTACTCGGGATGACCTTTACACTTAACCGTATAATTACCTCTACTCTTTTCATGCAAAGAGCAACCTTGTGCTATCAAATCAGAGAAAAAAGAAAACCCCATTTGCAGAATCCACATCCCTTGCAAGATTAACCCAATCCCACGTCCCAATTTAGCATATTTCAATTTGGGATTTTTCAATTCAAGAATTGAACAAAATGCACAAATAGTAATAGGCACAAGCAAGAGATCATAGTAACGATTCTCAACTCCACTTGGGTCTTTCTTTTGAAGGTAAAAAAGCAAAAATTCCTCAGCAAAAGCAAAAAGGCAAAGCATATTGAGGATCTTGGAAGGTAAAAGATAAGATTTTTTTAAGTGGGTCATTAAGCCTAAAACCGAATAGAGcaagaaaagaagagaaattgCAATTACCTGCAATTGAAGCACTGAACCAATTTGATCTTTAGAGTTAAGTGCATCGAAAAGGGATAAAAGGGAATTGAGAATGAAGAGAATTGAAAGGATTAAGATTGATACATAGGTGATTAATGAAGAAAAAACAGAATCTTGGGCTTGCTTCTCTGTCAACGATTGGGAAGTGGAAGACGGTGATGAATTTTTCAGGGCAGCGGAGGAGGAGATTAAAGATTCCCAAGCGCCGATTAGAATGAATCCACCGCCGGCGACAGTATAGGAGAATAGCCCCATTGTTGACTTTGATTTTCTTTAGATCTCTCTTTAAGGAATTTTCTGTTTATATATGTTGAAGGGGGACGTGTTGTGCCAGCTTATAGTCTGCGCCCCTATAGTTGGACTTGTCTGAATTTTGCTTTCTACTTTTGTAAGTATCAGAActcctattttctttttctttttttggggggagggggggggggggggcggaaggggggggggggggtacaaGAGATTTCTCAAAGCGAGAAAAGATTTGGAAACATTTATGTACTCCAAAGTTGTGTGTTGTGTTGCACAAGCTCAACTTGCACATGTATCTAGACtactttttatcttcttttttggGAGGGTAATATTAATATCCTTTGTCcataataagtgatcaatttattttttcaaaattacccttatgtatGTATCACTAAAAAGTCTTTTACTCTTCACACTAatttgtatacggttaaaatcgggtcTATCTGAATTTACTATTTGATCGAGATCACAGGGTCACATCGAAGGTCAGTCTCGTAGTAGATCAGACCAGAATATGAAGACAAGGTACCGAGTTCGAGAATCGAGGTATCTATCGAGTTAGAGGCAAGTAGCGATCGAGACCAAGTAGGACAGACTTCGAGTAAAGCGCAATAACAGAaaagcgagatatccgtgacCGGTCGAAGAACGTGGCGGAAatcccggaacagatcaaatcaagggtGGTTGTTTAggttaatcatgggatttacttccgtaattaaaattgtaccatagataggattcctctactatataaaaagggttctaatcattttgtaGATACCTTACACTCTgagatatcaaagcaatataatgcTTTTTTCTTTAGTTCATATTCTTGTTTATtagcttgttatattttaattgcTCTAGCACAAATTAGTTCGAGAGTATTCAAGCTCGACGGCTGAACTCCGTTCAAACACTGATTTGCTTTATAttattgttaatttctattaTTACTCTTTACacttatcaattggtattaggtgaaattacgtgtccttaaaaccacattacaagtttaattgttatataattttaagggtaaacagaggataatagtgattgcctggtattattcgtaacacacactactttacgctTGTTCTCGTGAGTGTTTTTTATTTCAGAATCAACATGTCTAACTCGCAAGCAGTATCCACTCGCGCCGGCCTCGGTTTCCATGGAGAAAACGATAATGTAGCCGCCCCAGGGATCGAAGTGCCTCAAGCTGGCCAGGGGGGAGTATCGATCGCAGACCTTGTCGAAGTCAGTTTGCACGTTGCCCTAAAGTCGCGCCCTTTTTTTTCTCGTGAAATTGGGTTTATGatattttggttgggacaactctttccttttgggaaagggggtttACATTTTTGAAGAGTAgtcacctaacgatttaaggtgcgttagggcacatataaggttcatttataactacgtttggtaaccagagatagggtaaggacttgaaattatcttaagagaaaggtgttaggcacccctcaggatccactagtgtggttcccggccaaacagtttttATGAATTTGTACAAGTAGTaaataaacaagtatgactcaaataataggggatttgaGTTTAAGTACACAGATGTTGGGAAAGCAGTTAATGAaaaagcaagattttgaaaagaattacaatctaagtaTATTCGGGAATGttagggggtgtcctaggtttgtttataatatggatcacatcaatgcaatacccggtataaTACttctcaaagaggggctacacgtggtattaacgcaccggtcatcatgtccatatctaccctttcccgccccgtgaacgtaattaaagtgagggttggtctcgactcATATTGCATGTTGTtgcccgtcccttcctatcaatcccggaggaacttaggactcctatcctataagaaggggttctaggcagaccctcaagttcaaaggcaaaatactaaggcgacatataataaacaagtaggacttcaattaaggggagcatggaagacagatgaaaggctcagatatacctctaTACACAGTACACATaaacaacatgactcatacacacTTAAGGTCTGAATTTAGATCCTAAgtatggtatctaagtgataactcaaataggaagtcctaatcaggcttgcctactgattttaacatactggcagttgaacaaagaCAGTTCTGGTTTTTATTTAAgtttattacctaaggcttgcctaggcgtaaaataATATGCAGCAGTTACCAGAATTATTGAAACAGTTTGGAAGTTGTttttacctaaaacatgttgttctaaatgTTGCAAAAAACATGCAGGGATTGTGACCAATTTCACTCAAACAAGATAATCAAATATGAGACTGTTTTATGTCCCTTTTCATGCATTATTGGTTTAACTAGGTGTGACTGAGCGAGTTCCTAAAACAGGGTATATAACGGGCgcatatgaaaaatgcagaatgATTGCAGAATATGCAGAATCCCTAGAGCATGGTTTCTAAGTGCAGGAGAAACATTTTATATTAATTCtgttatttagcctaaagcaGAATTTCTAAGTGATCAAATGATGTCAAATGAGATTCTAAAAtagtaaacctaagaacatggtatctaatgcatgacatgtTTTGAATATGTTGATCTTACACATGGATTCTAATAcacatataggaaatgtaaacctaaaggcatgctttctacccatCGATGTTGATAGCATATATAACTACCCTTCCCTtctcactagccagccccaatacttgtttacatcggattattacagaccaatactaaaatgaattacataagtagaaaagaAAGGTAAAAGTTACCCTACAGAGAGCCAAAAAACAGGCCCAGATTTCCAACACCTGATTaagacttcctctctgagttatgtaataaatcacctcaagtgccaagattgttcatagctttttctcatatctgggtgtgtcagagttccctaaggacctcaagggatcccgggcagtgctcacacccagatttcatagccaagatagagtaagtgcagtgtggaaaggccaagttcagagggagctcaagggtcccaaggcaaggctcaaacaaaaggggcagaacttagtggtctaagagtagaatgagagtgcttgacatagtgaTAAAAGACTTAGTAAAACAGTTTAGAAGTGAAAAGGTTCAAAAAGAGTTTTTAAAGATACTAGGAGTTATCAGTTTTGAAATCATTCTTTGAGAAAAGCATACTCAGCAAACAACCCAATTAACCATAGAATACCTAGATTTACTTGACAAGTAGACTTAGAAATAGGGGTGAAGGGACTGGGAACATATAAGTTTGGAACCACATAAATAGGGAAACATTTGACACAACAAATATACAGAACAACTATGAGTCTACTGAACAAATCAGTCATGGTAACAGACATTTAAAATATAGGGAAGAATGCAACACGATCATGTTGAATACAAGAGTTTTGTTGAACAAAATTTGA
Proteins encoded in this region:
- the LOC107829945 gene encoding uncharacterized protein LOC107829945 — its product is MGLFSYTVAGGGFILIGAWESLISSSAALKNSSPSSTSQSLTEKQAQDSVFSSLITYVSILILSILFILNSLLSLFDALNSKDQIGSVLQLQVIAISLLFLLYSVLGLMTHLKKSYLLPSKILNMLCLFAFAEEFLLFYLQKKDPSGVENRYYDLLLVPITICAFCSILELKNPKLKYAKLGRGIGLILQGMWILQMGFSFFSDLIAQGCSLHEKSRGNYTVKCKGHPEYHRGRAIATLQFNCHLALLVTVIAFVYSIVCKKNGIGREHMRYRPIGVEMQHLEMDSQGHFTLDSDEDDDENGIKEERNEEMQKAIVAVPESGTNGYHNHP